The genome window GGCCACACCACCGGGGACGTCGACGCTGCCGCGGTCGACGCGGAGAAAACGGCGGACGTGGGGAAGCGAAGTCATCGCATCACCTCAGGCGGTGCGGAGGATGGCGGAGACGGCGTGGGCGTAACGATTCCACAACTCGGTCTTGTCGTGCAGCTGCTTCCGCCCGACCGGCGTCAGTTGATAGTACTTCGCCTTCCGGTTGTTGTCGGAGAGGCCCCACTCGGCTGCGATCCAGCCCCGCTTCTCCATCCGGTGGAGGGCGGTGTAGAGGGCACCTTCCTCGACCTGCAGGTCGTCGCCGGTGGTCTCGGCGACCCAGCGCGCGACGGCATAGCCGTGGGAGGGGCCCCAGATCAGGGCCTTGAGGATGATGAGATCGAGGGTGCCCTGGAGCAGGTCGA of Gemmatimonadota bacterium contains these proteins:
- a CDS encoding PadR family transcriptional regulator: MAELDLLQGTLDLIILKALIWGPSHGYAVARWVAETTGDDLQVEEGALYTALHRMEKRGWIAAEWGLSDNNRKAKYYQLTPVGRKQLHDKTELWNRYAHAVSAILRTA